The genomic region CGTGGCGCCGGCATCCTTGAACACGTAGTAAGGCGCGGCGAATTCTTCCAGCCAGAAGCCGGTTTTATGTCCTGTATCGCCCAGCTGGTCGTGGGACGTCAATACCATCAGAATGTTCATGGTTGTAGGAAAAAGGGGTTGAAAAACGGGTGGTGAACGGCCGTAGCGCGAACTTTGTAGTTCGCGTCCCCGCGCCGTTTAGGCGGCTGTCGTTCGGGGGCGCGAACTACAAAGTTCGCGCTACGGCGCATCCGCCGGGATTCGGCTACTGGCCCTGTACGGGCAGCAGGTGGTAAAAGGAGGTTTTGCGCTCGGCCAGCAGCGGTACTATCTGGCCCAACACTAGGTCCTGGAAGTGGGGCGCGGCGCGGTGCGCAATCTGCGCTTCCTGGTTGGCGTACTGCTCATACACGAAGAAGCGCCCCGGCTCGTCGGCCGACTCATGGGCAATGTAGAGCAGGTTGCCGGGCTCGTGCTGGCGCACGGCGGCGGCGGCTTCCGTCAACAGGCCGCGGACGGTGTCGATGTGCTCGGTGGGCACCAGCCACTCGGCGGCCACGCAATAGATTTCAGCTGGAGTTGCCATGAAAAGCGGGAGTTGAAGGAGAGAAAAAAGCTAGGCTACCTTCACGATGGCCTTACCGGTGTTGTCGCCCTGGAACAAGCCCAGGAAAGCGGCCGGAATCTGGTCAAAGCCTTCCGTAACAGTTTCCTCGAACTTCAGCTTGCCCTGGCCATACCACTCCGTGAGCTTGGCCACGCCCTCCGGCCACTGCGGCAGGTAGTCGCTCACGATGAAGCCCTGCAGCTTGGTGCTGGTTTTGAGCAGCTTGCCCTCGGGGCGCGGGCCCACGGGTGCTTCGGTGCTGTTGTAGGTGGAAATCTGGCCGCAGAGCGCAATGCGTGCGTGCTTGTTGAGCAGGTCGTATACGGCGTCGGTGATGGGGCCGCCCACGTTGTCGAAGTAGCAGTCGATGCCGTTGGGGGCGGCGGCGGCCAGGGCTTCGGCAATGTTGGCGGTTTTGTAGTTGATGGCTTCATCAAAGCCCAACTCTTTCAGATAGGCCACCTTCTCGTCGGAGCCGGCCGTGCCAATCACGCGGCAGCCCTGGATTTTGGCCAGCTGGCCCACCACCATGCCTACTGCGCCGGCCGCACCCGATACCACCACCGTTTCGCCCGCTTTGGGCTGGCAGATATCAAGCAGCCCGAAATACGCCGTGAGGCCGGGCATGCCCAGCAGCCCCAGGAAGTAGCTCACCGGCGCCTTGTCCGTTGGAATCCGGTTCAGGCCCTTGCCGTCCGCAACGCTGTGCTGCTGCCACGGCAGGTTGCCCACTACCACGCTGCCCACGGGCAGGGTGTCGGACTGGCTTTCCACTACCTCGGCCACCACGCCACCCGCAATCGGCTGGCCCACCTCAAACGGCGCCACGTAGGACTTGGCGGCGCTCATCCGGCCGCGCATGTACGGGTCAACCGACACGTAGCGGGTTCTCAGCAGCACCTGGCCGGCCGCCAATGGCGGCAGCACCAGCGTTTCAAATCGGAACTGTTCGGCGGTCGGCGTGCCCTGGGGGCGGCTGGCCAGCACAATGGATTGGGTTTGCATAGCTCGGGGAAAAGGAAGAGTAAATATCAACTGTCATCCCGAGCTTGTGAAAGGCCTTACAATGAATGGATTCCCATTGAACGAGTCGTTCAGACATTGCAAGGTCCTTCGCAAGCTCAGGATGACAGTGACATTGCTAAGCTAACGGGCAGCTTAGGCGGCTTCGGTGGTGGTCGTGAGGTTCACCTCGATGTTGCCGCGGGTAGCGCGCGAGTAGGGGCAGATGCCGTGGGCAGCCTGCACCAGCTCTTCGGCCTGTGGCTGCTCTACGCCGGGAATGTTGATGTGCAGGTCGGCCGAAATGCCGTAGCCGCCGTCTTCAGCCTGGCCGAAACCAATCAGGGCTTCCACCGTCACGCCGTTCAGCTTCACGTTGGCCTGGCGGGCCGCTACGCCCAGCGCGCCCTCGAAGCACGAGGCATAAGCGGCGGCAAACAGCTGCTCGGGGTTGGTGGAGTTAGGCTTGCCGGGGCCGCCCATTTCCTTGGGCGTGCTCAGCGGAATGTTGATGACCTCGTCTTTGGACGTAACCTGGCCGTCGCGGCCACCTTTGGCTTTCGCCTGTGCGGTGAAGACTTTGTTGATTTTCATCGGGTAAAGAAAGAAGAGAAAAGAAAGAAAAGCTGGCCCGGAGTCAGGACAACTGAATGAGTAAGTGTTGAAGCTGAGCCCGCAGGGTTTCAAATTCGACGGGCGACATATCCAGCCGGGCAAACAGGGTAGCCGGGATGTGGCAAGCCCGCTGCTGCAGCTCGCGGCCGGCCGGCAGCAGACTGATAATGACGGAACGCTCGTCGCGCGGGTCGCGGCGGCGGCTCACGCACTGCTTCTGCTCCAGGCGCTTGAGCAGCGGCGTGAGCGTGCCCGAGTCGAGCAGTAGCTTTTCGCCCAGGGCTTTTACCGTCAGCTCGTCGTGCTCCCACAGCAGCATCAGCACCAGATACTGCGGATACGTCAGGTCCAGCTCCTGCAGATAGGGCTGGTAGGCCTTGGTCAGCAGCCTAGAAACCGCATAAATAGGAAAACACAGCTGGTTTTCCAGTTTCTGCAGCGTTTCGTCAGATGGAAGGGAAGGGGAGTTGCTCATGGGATTTGAGATAGTAAACGGCTTGTGGTTGTGTAATGTTTAATTGTGTGCAATTAAATAAAGTGCATTATGCTAAGTGACTGGTAAACAGTTATAAAAAAAAGAGTCGTTTCCCTAGATGAGGAAACGACTCTGGCAAATAGGGTAGAAAAAGCTACGCCTGCTGATACGCCTGAAAACCGCCAAGCAGGTTGCGCACCTGCATAAAGCCCTGCTGGGTGAGGTAGGCTTTGGCCGAGGTGGAACGGCCGCCGCTCTTGCAGTGCACGATAATTTCCTGGTCCTTAAGATCTTCCAGCTCTTCCAGCTTCTGGGGCAGCGTGTTAAGCGGAATATTCTGGCTGCCCTCAATGCGGCCTTCCTCGTTTTCCCAGGGCTCGCGCACGTCAATAATGGTAGGCTTTTCGCCAGCGGCCTGGCGTTGTTTTAGCTCGGCAGGAGTTATATCGGCCATAGGGCTATGTAAAGGGTGGTGGAAGGAAAATTGTGGAGTGTAAAGGTGGCAAAACTCCACAGAAGTACCACGCAAAAAGGGCCCGCAGATTATCTATTTGTTCAGTATCAGGCGTTTGCTCACGGTCAGGCCATCGGCTAGCGTCAGCTGTACCAAGTAGAGGCCGGCGGGCAGCGCGCCCAGCTCCAGCAGGGGTTGGCCGTGCTGGCTGGCTGGCTGCTGCCAGGCCACGCGGCCCAGGGCATCAAGCACCTGCGCACGGGCGTAGCGGCCCTGCACCCGCACCTGCCCCTGCGAGGCGGGGTTGGGGTAGAGGCTGTAGGCAGCGGCCACCGACGCCGGGGCGCTGCTGAGCACCGTGTTGGTCATCAGCGGGCGTAGCATCAGGGCCCAGCCTTCGTACTGCGGCGGCGTGTCGAGCGAAGCCGTGGACTTTGGCTCCCAGAAGTTACTCGTGAACTGCCAGAACGCCCCGGCTTCCGGCACGTTGTTCAGGTCAATGTTTATGCTGAGCGGCGTGGTGATGACGCCGTGGCCGTAGCCGGCATAGAACCGCCCGCTCACCGGCACCGGCGCCGCAAACGCAACTTCCAGAAACGTCTGGCCGGGTGGCAACGAGGCCGGAATCTGCACGCTCTGCGTGGCCTTGGGCTGGCGCGTGGGTGCCCCGTTGTTGGCCGGGTCGGCATCCCACACGTTCACCGTGATGGTGCGGCCCGCCGCGCTCGGATACGACGGCGAAATGCGGATGCTGCGCACCTGGTCGGGTTTGTTGAGCTCAAAGCGCAGCGCGTAGTAGTTCTGGGCCAGCCCGGGCTGGGGCACGCTCACGCTGGCTTCGGCGGTGCCGTCGTCGTAGGCGAAATAGTCGCTCAACTCGGTCACGCGCGAGATGGTGTCGTTGGGCAGGGTGCGCGGGTCGGTGTTGGCTTCGTTGGTGATGAGCGTGAGGCGGTGCCGCACCGTTTTGGCCGCCGCCGACACCGGCAGCGGGCTGCTGCGTAGGTCGCCCTCAATCCGGGCTTGAAACTGCGGGCTGCTCAGCGAGAAGAAGTCGGTAGTGCGGAACAGCGCCGCCGGGCCGGCCGGTAGCACGTCCAGCTGGCCCACCCAACGGCCGGGCACCGGAAAGCCGCTGTCGGAGAGGTTGTTAATGGTGGTGAACGTGGCCGGGTTGAGCAGTGCGGTAGGGTTGGGGGCGGCGTTGAACTGCCCCACCGGCATGGCCGTGCCGCGGGCCAGCAAGCTGCTCAGCGGGCGGCTGGTGGCCACGTCCTGATACAGCGAGTCGGCGCGCACCCGCACCGGAGCCAGTTTCACGTAGTCGATGCTCCAGGAATCGTCGTTGTTGGCCAAGCTGCCTTTGGCCCGAAACCGGAACTGGAAATCACCATGCAGAAACCGCGCCTGGTCGATGGCCACGAACTTGCGCCGGAAGGCCTCGCGCGTGCCGTCGCTGCGGCGCGTCCAGACCGGCACCCACAGGCCGTTTTGGTCTTTGAACTCCAATTGTAGCGATACGGCGGCCGTGCTGGAATTGGCGGAAGGCCGTCGGAAAATATTGCCTGCCTGCCAGTAGAAGCCCAAATACAGCCGGTCGGTGGCGGTGCGCCCGCTCAGGTCAATGGGCTGCGACGCCAGCGTGTCGATGTCGCTGTAGCCGCTGCCGTAGGGGCGGCCGTTGGCCCGCTGGCCGTCGAAGGTGGCTACGCCGCGTGTGGGCGGCGCCAGTGGAAAACGGTTGTTGACGAGCACCCCGCCGCCGGGCAGCCAGTTCGCTGCTTTCGGCGTGCCGTCCAGGGGCGTCGTGAAGTCGTCGAAGAAGGGTAGCGTCAGGGCCTGCCCGCGCTGGGCCGTGGCCGGGCGGTCTGCCGGCGCCGTCCGGCCCGGGTCAGTGGAGAGCGAGCGTAGGTCCTGGGCCATCGTGGCCAGGGGCAGCAGACCCAGAATCGATAAGGCAGAAACGCGTAGAATTTTGGAATACATCATCGAAAGCAAGTTAGGCTACCGGCTTGAAACGCGCCGGCGCAGCTTAAAATTTCAATCACAGATGGTGCAGATTGAAAAAGGATTTCGCGGATTTGCAGGGGCGGCAGCGGTTCGCGTCTGGAACACCCCATCAACAAAAGAGCCGCGCAACAGCGCGGCTCTTTTGCAGGAAATTCATCAGCGAAATCCCTCTTAATCTGCACCATCTGTGATTTTAGTTTACGCTTTTCACCGGCTCGTCGCCGGCCACCCAGATGTCTACCAGCTGGCCCATGCGGATGGTGGCGTCGGGGGCAGCCACGGGGCGCTGCTTCACCACGGTGCCGTCGGTTTCGCCGTCCTGGGCGGGCTGGTAGAATACTTCGCCCAGCTGCAGGCCCTGGCCCACGAGCAGCGTAGTGGCTTCATCGGCCGGCATATTGATGAGGTTAGGCATTGGGAATTCCTGGTTGCCGAGGCCGTCGCCCACTTCCAGGTCTACCTTGGTGCCTTTGGCAATGGCCGCGCCGGGCGCAATGTCTTTGCCGCCCACCAGCTGCCGCAGCACGGCATTCTGCTGAATGTTAGGCACCAGCTTGATCTGGCCCACCACCAAATCGTAGCTGCCGAGAATCATCTGGGCGTTTTTCACCGAGCCATCCGTCAGCTTGGGCATCTTGATGACGGGCGGGTTTTTCATGGCCACCGTGATATAGATCTTGCGGTCTTCCTTCACATTCTGGCCGGGCGCGGGGTCCTGGTTGAGTACTGTAAACGGGCGCGTGCCGGGGTTGTAGGAGCTGTCGTCGACGTAGAAGCGTAGGTTGCGCTCGTCGAGGTAGTCTTCGAGGTCGGCCTGGTTCATGCCCGTGATTTTAGGCACCACAATGGTTTCGCCGTGGTTGGTGGTCAGGGGCAGATACACAAAGAAGAACCCGAACACCAGCGCCGCCGTGGCCAGGCCAATCACCAGCAGGTGCTTTACCAGGTCAAGCGGCGTATCAGATTTGAAAAAGGACATGTAGCGTAAGCTTTAGCTTGCGCCGCCAGTTGTGGATGAGCGGCGAGGGAGAAGGAAAAAAGGAAGAGTCAGCGGGCGGTTAACGGCACAAGCTAAAGCTTATGCTACAATCTGCCGCTCACTGCGCTGCTTGCCGAACTCCAGGATCTGGTCGATGAACTGGTAGGGCGTATAGCCGGCCAGCGCGGTCTGGTGGAAGATGCAGGTGGCGGGTGTCATGCCGGGCAGCGAGTTTACCTCGATGATAAGCACTTCCACCGCCCCGTTGTCGCGCACGCGCACAAAGGCGTCGATGCGGGCGTAGCCCTGGATGTTCAGGATTTCGGCCACGCGGCGCAGCTCCTGCTTCACTTCCTCGGAAATGCGCTGGCGCTCCTGGGGCTCCGGCGCGTAGCGGGCCGGCGTGATGTTCTGGCCTTCGCCGGCCAGAAACTTCTCCTCCAGGCTCAGCACCTCGCCGGTCGCCAGGGCCTCCGAGGCTTCAAATACCTCAATCTGTAGCTCGCCCTCGGGGCCGTAGTGCGTGAGCAGGCCGCCGGTTACTTCCAGGAAATGGGCTGCGCCGTCGCGCGAAATCAGGGTTTCCACCAGGAAAGCGTCCTTCTGCGGAAATTCCTCCTTGAAGCCCAGGCTGAGCGTGGTGGCCTCGGCGGGCATCAGGTCTTCTTGGTTGCGGAAGATGAGGCGGGTGAAGGCCTCCAACTCCGGCCGGGTCTTGATTTTCTTCACGGCCGAGGAGCAGCCGTCGTCGGCGGGCTTGGCGATGAAGGGGTAGGGGAACTGCGTTTCCAGGCTCTGGTAGAAGCTTTCGGCGTCGGCGGCCCACTCCAGGCGGCTGGCCATGCGGTGCTCGGCCACGCGCAGCCCGGCTTCGCGCAGTCGGCGGTTGGTTTCAAACTTGTTGATCGTGACCGAGGAGCTGTCCACGCCTGAGCCGTTGTAGGGCAGCCTGAACTTTTCCAGCTCGCGCTGCAGGGCACCATCCTCGCCGGGGCGGCCGTGCAGGGCAATAAACACCTCGTCCACCATGTCGGCCAGCTCCGTGAACGACACGCGGCGCGGCTGGGCCGTGAGCTGCCCCGCAAAGGTGCGGGTGATTTCGTGGGCTTCCTGCCGGATACGCTCCAGGATGGGGTGCAGGCCATGGCCGGCTTCCATGTGCTCCACTTTTTCCCGGATGTCGTCGGCGTTATCCTTAAGCATCACGTTGATGGGCAGCACGTAGAGGCGGAACTCGTCGCTGTTGCCGGTCAGGAACACGGGCACCGGCTCGTACTTCACCGAGGAGCTAAGCTTCTCGAAGATGTTGCGGCCGCTTTCCACCGAAATGTGCCGCTCCGATGAGTAGCCGCCCATAATCACGGCCACTTTGGTGCGGGTGCGCACCTCGCTGGCCCGGGCCGCCACGGCGGCATCCAGCTGCGCGAGCAGGCCGGCCAGGCGCACTGGCTGCATGCCGCCGCGCCGCCGCGCCGCCAGCGACGTGCGAATCAGGAACGTGAGAAACTGCGATGGATTCAAACCGATTTCAGCCGCCTGGTGAAAAAAGAACGACGCCGGCAACATGCCGGAAGTGGTGTTCGGGTCGTTGAGGAAGAGTTGACCGTCGGGGGAAATAAACCCATCCAGGCGCGCATACACCTGGAAACCGAAGGTGGTGAACATCTCCTCGCAGGCCTCGCGGATGCGCTGGATATCGGCTTCAGGTAGGTCGATGGGCGTTATTTTGCGGCTCAGGCCGGGCAGGTATTTCGAGCGGTAGTCGAACATCTCCTCGCCCTTCACAATCTCCGTGGGCGGCAGCGCCAGCGGCTGGCCGTTGGGGTCTTCCACC from Hymenobacter canadensis harbors:
- a CDS encoding putative quinol monooxygenase produces the protein MATPAEIYCVAAEWLVPTEHIDTVRGLLTEAAAAVRQHEPGNLLYIAHESADEPGRFFVYEQYANQEAQIAHRAAPHFQDLVLGQIVPLLAERKTSFYHLLPVQGQ
- a CDS encoding NADP-dependent oxidoreductase is translated as MQTQSIVLASRPQGTPTAEQFRFETLVLPPLAAGQVLLRTRYVSVDPYMRGRMSAAKSYVAPFEVGQPIAGGVVAEVVESQSDTLPVGSVVVGNLPWQQHSVADGKGLNRIPTDKAPVSYFLGLLGMPGLTAYFGLLDICQPKAGETVVVSGAAGAVGMVVGQLAKIQGCRVIGTAGSDEKVAYLKELGFDEAINYKTANIAEALAAAAPNGIDCYFDNVGGPITDAVYDLLNKHARIALCGQISTYNSTEAPVGPRPEGKLLKTSTKLQGFIVSDYLPQWPEGVAKLTEWYGQGKLKFEETVTEGFDQIPAAFLGLFQGDNTGKAIVKVA
- a CDS encoding organic hydroperoxide resistance protein translates to MKINKVFTAQAKAKGGRDGQVTSKDEVINIPLSTPKEMGGPGKPNSTNPEQLFAAAYASCFEGALGVAARQANVKLNGVTVEALIGFGQAEDGGYGISADLHINIPGVEQPQAEELVQAAHGICPYSRATRGNIEVNLTTTTEAA
- a CDS encoding MarR family winged helix-turn-helix transcriptional regulator, which encodes MSNSPSLPSDETLQKLENQLCFPIYAVSRLLTKAYQPYLQELDLTYPQYLVLMLLWEHDELTVKALGEKLLLDSGTLTPLLKRLEQKQCVSRRRDPRDERSVIISLLPAGRELQQRACHIPATLFARLDMSPVEFETLRAQLQHLLIQLS
- a CDS encoding rhodanese-like domain-containing protein, producing MADITPAELKQRQAAGEKPTIIDVREPWENEEGRIEGSQNIPLNTLPQKLEELEDLKDQEIIVHCKSGGRSTSAKAYLTQQGFMQVRNLLGGFQAYQQA
- a CDS encoding T9SS type A sorting domain-containing protein; this translates as MMYSKILRVSALSILGLLPLATMAQDLRSLSTDPGRTAPADRPATAQRGQALTLPFFDDFTTPLDGTPKAANWLPGGGVLVNNRFPLAPPTRGVATFDGQRANGRPYGSGYSDIDTLASQPIDLSGRTATDRLYLGFYWQAGNIFRRPSANSSTAAVSLQLEFKDQNGLWVPVWTRRSDGTREAFRRKFVAIDQARFLHGDFQFRFRAKGSLANNDDSWSIDYVKLAPVRVRADSLYQDVATSRPLSSLLARGTAMPVGQFNAAPNPTALLNPATFTTINNLSDSGFPVPGRWVGQLDVLPAGPAALFRTTDFFSLSSPQFQARIEGDLRSSPLPVSAAAKTVRHRLTLITNEANTDPRTLPNDTISRVTELSDYFAYDDGTAEASVSVPQPGLAQNYYALRFELNKPDQVRSIRISPSYPSAAGRTITVNVWDADPANNGAPTRQPKATQSVQIPASLPPGQTFLEVAFAAPVPVSGRFYAGYGHGVITTPLSINIDLNNVPEAGAFWQFTSNFWEPKSTASLDTPPQYEGWALMLRPLMTNTVLSSAPASVAAAYSLYPNPASQGQVRVQGRYARAQVLDALGRVAWQQPASQHGQPLLELGALPAGLYLVQLTLADGLTVSKRLILNK
- a CDS encoding PASTA domain-containing protein, producing the protein MSFFKSDTPLDLVKHLLVIGLATAALVFGFFFVYLPLTTNHGETIVVPKITGMNQADLEDYLDERNLRFYVDDSSYNPGTRPFTVLNQDPAPGQNVKEDRKIYITVAMKNPPVIKMPKLTDGSVKNAQMILGSYDLVVGQIKLVPNIQQNAVLRQLVGGKDIAPGAAIAKGTKVDLEVGDGLGNQEFPMPNLINMPADEATTLLVGQGLQLGEVFYQPAQDGETDGTVVKQRPVAAPDATIRMGQLVDIWVAGDEPVKSVN
- a CDS encoding D-alanine--D-alanine ligase family protein, with amino-acid sequence MKIGIFFGGPSREREISFAGGRTVYDNLDKALFEAVPVFVDSSGNFILLDWHFIYKGTIRDFYPPTAALPRTERPWQVYLESLGHLSLDEQDRIISEVGRRVQPQELRELMNFAFLALHGPGGEDGAIQGLLEWYGIPYSGSGILPSAFGINKVAQKQLLKALHRPTPDFRVIGTEDWDAADPQATLDYLVRELGLPLVFKAPRQGSSIGISILREANLAQFQAAVERSLFRKTVTRHEWLALTDDKKIQWLQQLVDIRDGIGLPVVLDELSVVGSSLSVNDDLTTDNQQQTTNFLYHPEALLAALNERLQTAESVLLTNVDGEAQVLVESFVQGREFSCIVVEDPNGQPLALPPTEIVKGEEMFDYRSKYLPGLSRKITPIDLPEADIQRIREACEEMFTTFGFQVYARLDGFISPDGQLFLNDPNTTSGMLPASFFFHQAAEIGLNPSQFLTFLIRTSLAARRRGGMQPVRLAGLLAQLDAAVAARASEVRTRTKVAVIMGGYSSERHISVESGRNIFEKLSSSVKYEPVPVFLTGNSDEFRLYVLPINVMLKDNADDIREKVEHMEAGHGLHPILERIRQEAHEITRTFAGQLTAQPRRVSFTELADMVDEVFIALHGRPGEDGALQRELEKFRLPYNGSGVDSSSVTINKFETNRRLREAGLRVAEHRMASRLEWAADAESFYQSLETQFPYPFIAKPADDGCSSAVKKIKTRPELEAFTRLIFRNQEDLMPAEATTLSLGFKEEFPQKDAFLVETLISRDGAAHFLEVTGGLLTHYGPEGELQIEVFEASEALATGEVLSLEEKFLAGEGQNITPARYAPEPQERQRISEEVKQELRRVAEILNIQGYARIDAFVRVRDNGAVEVLIIEVNSLPGMTPATCIFHQTALAGYTPYQFIDQILEFGKQRSERQIVA